From Streptomyces sp. HUAS MG91, the proteins below share one genomic window:
- a CDS encoding zf-HC2 domain-containing protein, whose product MSGAGGPGRHDPYDPFGDEPDRSGETGGAADAAARIPTPRSSVEDTGAPLPDVPAPAPLVLEHRVLKSLLGAWALAACSPEETVAVEDHLDECGTCAEEALRLRDAVGLLHPEETLDLDPLLRARVLEGCLTRRPPRVPVPAWTTPYDAETARLDALLQDFGDPEWHAPVRLRWYEGNEQVSRRTTVAGVIAHLTCVDGLVARSLGLDDPAGPAGRDRLAPLERTEAYWRASYFPPTRAVRAPWRDQTHAVIRTVSFAGEDGSGAGGTGQLPVSYGDFALPLRDAMVDRAFECWVHAGDIAEAVDYPYAAPSPRHLNRMIDLAARMLPVSLAGRRQAGLAAPVGDEVPGRSLRLEVEGAGGGEWLIALDSATGVGSAEREVAHVALDGVEFCRLAAGHVSPEEAAAGQLGDRTAIRDVLRATASLSRM is encoded by the coding sequence GTGAGCGGGGCGGGCGGACCGGGCCGCCACGACCCGTACGACCCGTTCGGCGACGAGCCCGACCGGTCGGGCGAGACCGGTGGCGCCGCGGACGCGGCGGCCCGGATACCGACACCGCGCAGCTCCGTCGAGGACACCGGGGCCCCGCTGCCCGACGTGCCCGCGCCCGCCCCGCTCGTCCTGGAGCACCGCGTGCTCAAGTCCCTGCTCGGCGCGTGGGCGCTGGCCGCCTGCTCGCCCGAGGAAACCGTCGCCGTCGAGGACCACCTCGACGAGTGCGGCACCTGCGCCGAGGAGGCGCTGCGGCTGCGGGACGCCGTCGGGCTGCTGCATCCCGAGGAGACCCTGGACCTCGATCCGCTGCTCCGCGCCCGCGTCCTGGAGGGCTGCCTCACCCGGCGCCCGCCGCGCGTCCCGGTCCCCGCCTGGACGACCCCGTACGACGCCGAGACCGCGCGGCTCGACGCGCTGCTCCAGGACTTCGGCGACCCGGAGTGGCACGCGCCGGTCCGGCTGCGCTGGTACGAGGGAAACGAGCAGGTCAGCCGGAGGACGACCGTCGCCGGGGTCATCGCCCATCTCACCTGTGTCGACGGCCTGGTCGCCCGGTCGCTCGGGCTCGACGACCCGGCCGGTCCGGCGGGCCGGGACAGGCTCGCGCCGCTGGAGCGCACCGAGGCGTACTGGAGGGCCTCGTACTTCCCGCCGACGCGGGCCGTGCGGGCGCCGTGGCGGGATCAGACGCATGCCGTGATCCGTACCGTGTCGTTCGCCGGGGAGGACGGGTCGGGCGCCGGCGGCACCGGGCAGCTTCCGGTCTCCTACGGGGACTTCGCGCTCCCGCTCCGGGACGCCATGGTCGACCGGGCCTTCGAGTGCTGGGTGCATGCCGGGGACATCGCGGAGGCCGTCGACTATCCGTACGCGGCGCCGTCGCCGCGGCATCTGAACCGGATGATCGATCTGGCCGCCCGGATGCTGCCGGTCTCGCTGGCGGGGCGGCGGCAGGCCGGGCTCGCGGCGCCGGTCGGTGACGAGGTGCCCGGGCGCAGTCTTCGGCTCGAGGTCGAGGGGGCCGGGGGTGGTGAGTGGCTGATCGCCCTCGACTCGGCCACCGGTGTGGGCTCCGCCGAGCGGGAGGTGGCTCATGTCGCCCTGGACGGGGTGGAGTTCTGCCGTCTCGCCGCCGGGCACGTCTCTCCGGAGGAGGCGGCGGCGGGGCAGCTCGGCGACCGCACCGCGATCCGCGACGTCCTCCGCGCCACGGCATCCTTGAGCCGCATGTAG
- the purU gene encoding formyltetrahydrofolate deformylase, with translation MNAQSAAAAGPDQYVLTLSCPDKQGIVHAVSSYLFMTGCNIEDSQQFGDHDTGLFFMRVHFSADAPVTVEKLRASFAAIGDSFRMDWQIHRAADRMKVVLMVSKFGHCLNDLLFRARIGALPVDVAAVVSNHTDFAELVASYDIPFHHIPVTKDTKAAAEAQILELVRAEQVELVVLARYMQVLSDDLCKQLSGRIINIHHSFLPSFKGAKPYHQAHARGVKLIGATAHYVTADLDEGPIIEQEVERVGHDVTPDQLVAIGRDVECQALARAVKWHAERRILLNGRRTVVFA, from the coding sequence ATGAACGCGCAGTCCGCAGCCGCCGCCGGTCCCGATCAGTACGTCCTCACCCTGTCCTGCCCCGACAAGCAGGGCATCGTGCACGCCGTGTCGAGCTATCTCTTCATGACCGGCTGCAACATCGAGGACAGCCAGCAGTTCGGCGATCACGACACCGGGCTGTTCTTCATGCGGGTCCACTTCAGCGCGGACGCCCCGGTGACGGTGGAGAAGCTGCGGGCCAGCTTCGCCGCGATCGGTGACTCGTTCCGGATGGACTGGCAGATCCACCGGGCCGCCGACCGGATGAAGGTCGTGCTCATGGTCAGCAAGTTCGGGCACTGCCTGAACGACCTGCTTTTCCGGGCCCGGATCGGCGCGCTGCCCGTCGACGTCGCCGCCGTCGTCTCCAACCACACGGACTTCGCCGAGCTGGTCGCCTCGTACGACATCCCCTTCCACCACATTCCCGTGACGAAGGACACCAAGGCCGCCGCCGAGGCGCAGATTCTCGAACTGGTCCGCGCCGAGCAGGTCGAGCTCGTCGTGCTCGCCCGGTACATGCAGGTGCTCTCCGACGACCTGTGCAAGCAGCTCAGCGGGCGCATCATCAACATCCACCACTCGTTCCTGCCGAGCTTCAAGGGCGCCAAGCCGTATCACCAGGCGCACGCCCGTGGTGTGAAGCTGATCGGGGCGACGGCGCACTACGTCACCGCCGACCTCGACGAGGGGCCGATCATCGAGCAGGAGGTCGAGCGGGTCGGGCATGACGTCACGCCCGATCAACTGGTCGCCATCGGGCGGGACGTGGAGTGTCAGGCGCTGGCGCGGGCCGTCAAGTGGCATGCCGAGCGCCGCATCCTCCTGAACGGCCGCCGCACCGTGGTCTTCGCCTAG
- a CDS encoding bifunctional DNA primase/polymerase: MAGTSDVTSPVSPGSPVTASGQIPNQRGESLLDTAVRYAEERHWDVFPGTWLEFDDGVQRCSCEDLQCARPGAHPARDDWATQATGSATVARRVWSKQPKASILLPTGRTFDAIDVPETAGFLALARMERMELTLGPVTCTPDRRMQFFVLPGATLKVPDLVRKLGWPPASLDLVALGEGAFVAAPPTRFGSQGAVQWACRPTAANRWLPDAEELISPLAYACGREGGRR, from the coding sequence ATCGCAGGCACCTCGGACGTCACCTCACCCGTCAGCCCCGGCAGCCCTGTCACGGCGTCCGGCCAGATCCCCAACCAGCGCGGCGAATCCCTGCTGGACACCGCCGTACGCTATGCGGAGGAGCGGCACTGGGACGTGTTCCCCGGAACCTGGCTGGAGTTCGACGACGGCGTCCAGCGCTGCTCGTGCGAGGACCTCCAGTGTGCGCGCCCCGGCGCGCACCCTGCGCGTGACGACTGGGCGACCCAGGCGACCGGCAGCGCCACCGTCGCCCGCCGCGTGTGGTCGAAGCAGCCGAAGGCCTCGATCCTGCTCCCCACGGGCCGTACGTTCGACGCGATCGACGTTCCCGAGACCGCCGGGTTCCTCGCCCTGGCCCGCATGGAGCGCATGGAACTGACCCTCGGCCCGGTCACCTGCACCCCCGACCGCCGCATGCAGTTCTTCGTCCTGCCCGGCGCCACCCTGAAGGTCCCCGACCTCGTACGGAAGCTGGGCTGGCCGCCCGCCTCGCTCGACCTGGTCGCGCTCGGCGAGGGCGCCTTCGTCGCCGCTCCCCCGACCCGCTTCGGCAGCCAGGGCGCCGTGCAGTGGGCGTGCCGGCCGACCGCGGCCAACCGCTGGCTGCCGGACGCCGAGGAGCTGATCTCGCCACTGGCGTACGCGTGCGGGCGCGAAGGCGGGCGCAGGTAG
- a CDS encoding SIS domain-containing protein: MSDSSTLAAQYLDASIALLERVRDEEAANIEAAGTLLADTVTAGGRLFAFGAGHSSLAAQDVVYRAGSLALMNLLAVPGAVGVDVMPATLGSALERVDGLASAVLDASPATSGDALVIISLSGRNALPVEMATHARALGLKVIGVTSLSYATGPDAPTSRHSSGTFLRDHCDVVLDSKIAVGDAELTHEGVDAPFASASTITTSALMQSTLATCAAVLADRGVQPPLLRSGNVDGGHAWNAKVFDDYRDRIFYQH, encoded by the coding sequence ATGAGCGACAGCAGCACACTGGCCGCGCAGTACCTCGACGCCTCGATCGCCCTCCTGGAGCGGGTCAGGGACGAGGAGGCGGCGAACATCGAAGCGGCCGGCACCCTGCTGGCCGACACCGTCACCGCGGGCGGCCGCCTCTTCGCGTTCGGCGCGGGGCACTCCTCGCTCGCCGCGCAGGACGTCGTCTACCGCGCCGGAAGCCTCGCCCTGATGAACCTGCTCGCCGTGCCCGGCGCGGTCGGCGTCGACGTCATGCCGGCGACCCTCGGCTCCGCCCTGGAGCGGGTGGACGGCCTGGCCTCCGCCGTCCTGGACGCCAGCCCCGCGACGTCCGGCGACGCCCTGGTGATCATCTCCCTCTCGGGCCGCAACGCGCTTCCGGTCGAGATGGCCACGCACGCCCGCGCCCTCGGTCTGAAGGTCATCGGCGTCACGTCCCTGTCCTACGCGACCGGGCCCGACGCGCCCACGTCCCGGCACTCCTCCGGCACGTTTCTGCGCGACCACTGCGATGTGGTCCTGGACTCGAAGATCGCCGTGGGGGACGCGGAGCTCACCCACGAGGGCGTGGACGCGCCCTTCGCCTCGGCCTCCACCATCACCACCAGTGCGCTGATGCAGTCCACCCTGGCCACCTGCGCCGCCGTCCTCGCCGACCGGGGGGTTCAGCCTCCGCTGCTGCGGTCGGGGAATGTGGACGGGGGCCACGCCTGGAACGCCAAGGTCTTCGACGACTACCGGGACCGCATCTTCTACCAGCACTAG
- a CDS encoding PAS domain-containing protein, whose translation MSASRRSGTTDELGPDEPDGADLLAALLDGMDAALCAFDADGVVTHWNREAERILGWSAAEAVGRQGFAGWAVRAADAEEVQERLLAAMHASGRQVHEFALVTKEGGRVLVRTQSAAVRGSDGKPAGVYCAFSEVHAQIDLERSIALSEALFEDAAWGVVLVDADLRPAVVNAHAARALGSGRTAVLGRPLGELISQGVEELEGALAHVLSEGAPPSPMEVWVTVRAPSDKHDKHDRHDRHDQHGKQERRCWRSGFVRLASPLAEEPVPLGVGWLFQDVTEAKHTEQEAAQLRFRAHQLHRAARAAAECEDPAEAATVHLDFALAGFADHAVVDLLVSEDPVRLVRAAATPSGAPGPGLLVTRGALPVRYGEGHPAVQCVERAGSVRAAAASTDDEVAWAAARQWPEGSRYALCAVLRSRGRTLGVVTFLRGGSRVRFERGDAMYAESVAALIAGAVDLTG comes from the coding sequence GTGAGTGCTTCACGGCGTAGTGGAACCACCGACGAACTGGGACCCGACGAGCCCGACGGGGCCGATCTGCTGGCCGCGCTGCTCGACGGGATGGACGCCGCCCTGTGCGCGTTCGACGCCGACGGAGTGGTGACCCACTGGAACCGCGAGGCCGAGCGGATACTCGGCTGGTCGGCGGCGGAGGCCGTCGGGCGGCAGGGGTTCGCGGGCTGGGCCGTGCGGGCCGCCGACGCCGAGGAGGTCCAGGAGCGGCTGCTGGCCGCCATGCACGCGTCGGGGCGGCAGGTCCACGAGTTCGCCCTCGTCACCAAGGAAGGCGGCCGGGTTCTCGTACGGACCCAGTCCGCCGCCGTGCGCGGGTCCGACGGGAAGCCCGCGGGCGTGTACTGCGCCTTCAGCGAGGTGCACGCGCAGATCGATCTGGAGCGGTCCATCGCCCTGAGCGAGGCGCTGTTCGAGGACGCCGCGTGGGGCGTGGTGCTCGTCGACGCCGACCTGCGGCCCGCCGTGGTCAACGCGCACGCGGCGCGGGCGCTCGGCTCCGGGCGCACCGCCGTGCTCGGGCGGCCCCTGGGCGAGCTGATCTCGCAGGGTGTGGAGGAGCTGGAGGGCGCGCTCGCGCACGTGCTGTCGGAGGGGGCGCCGCCGTCGCCGATGGAGGTGTGGGTGACGGTACGGGCCCCCTCCGACAAGCACGACAAGCACGACAGGCACGACAGGCACGACCAGCACGGGAAGCAGGAGCGGCGGTGCTGGCGGAGCGGGTTCGTGCGGCTCGCCTCGCCGCTCGCGGAGGAGCCGGTGCCGCTCGGGGTCGGCTGGCTGTTCCAGGACGTGACCGAGGCCAAGCACACCGAGCAGGAGGCCGCGCAGCTGCGGTTCCGGGCGCACCAGCTGCACCGGGCGGCGCGGGCCGCCGCCGAGTGCGAGGATCCGGCCGAGGCGGCGACGGTTCACCTGGACTTCGCGCTGGCCGGGTTCGCCGACCATGCCGTGGTCGATCTGCTGGTGAGCGAGGATCCGGTGCGGCTGGTGCGGGCCGCGGCGACGCCGTCGGGGGCGCCCGGTCCGGGGCTGCTGGTGACGCGCGGGGCGCTGCCGGTGCGGTACGGGGAGGGGCATCCGGCGGTGCAGTGCGTGGAGCGGGCCGGTTCGGTACGGGCCGCTGCCGCGAGCACCGACGACGAGGTGGCCTGGGCCGCGGCCCGGCAGTGGCCCGAGGGGAGCCGGTACGCCTTGTGCGCGGTGCTGCGCAGTCGGGGGCGGACGCTGGGTGTCGTGACGTTTCTGCGGGGTGGCAGCCGGGTTCGGTTCGAGCGGGGTGACGCCATGTACGCCGAGAGCGTGGCCGCGCTGATCGCCGGCGCGGTGGATCTGACGGGCTGA
- a CDS encoding transporter has product MTGAAPLTGTLVRLKLALLRNGLRQSGGRLAAYLVSAALVLLLTALLLLGLILLHGNAHAATVGVLLALLLALGWAVFPLFFPSGDETLDPTKLVMLPLRTDPLVRGLLVSSLVGIGPLFTLCALGGAGYAAARGAAGAVAAVVAVPLALLTCVALARTVAAANIRLLTSRKGRDLAVLSGLVIAVGAQLVNFGVRKLGSAGGIDALDPTGQVLRWVPPASAIGAVDSAGGGAYGTAVAQLALCGAALAGLLLLWRRALDRLMTAPDGSTLQAAEPTRRTRRTGPRVLPGGRTGAVMERSLRYVWRDPKTKAAWVTSLAIGLIVPVFNALQGTGSVYFACFAAGMLGIQMYNQFGQDTSAFWMVAMTISSARDAYAELRARTLALLLITLPYSALVTVVTTALLGAWHALPEALGLSFALLGAMLATGAWTSARFPYSIPQEGYKNVAPGQAGLAWIAIFGGMVAAALLCAPVIALTIALHATGADSWAWTLLPVGAAYGAALTVLGLRLAAPRTADRLPEILAAVSKG; this is encoded by the coding sequence ATGACCGGCGCCGCGCCCCTCACCGGGACCCTGGTCCGGCTCAAGCTCGCCCTGCTGCGCAACGGACTGCGGCAGTCCGGCGGGCGCCTCGCCGCCTATCTCGTCTCGGCCGCGCTCGTGCTGCTGCTCACCGCGCTGCTCCTGCTCGGCCTGATCCTGCTGCACGGAAACGCGCACGCCGCCACCGTCGGCGTCCTGCTCGCCCTGCTGCTCGCCCTCGGCTGGGCCGTGTTCCCGCTGTTCTTCCCCAGCGGCGACGAGACCCTGGACCCGACGAAGCTGGTGATGCTGCCGCTGCGCACCGATCCGCTGGTGCGCGGGCTCCTCGTCTCCTCGCTCGTCGGCATCGGGCCGCTGTTCACGCTCTGCGCGCTCGGCGGCGCCGGGTACGCGGCCGCGCGCGGGGCGGCCGGCGCGGTGGCCGCCGTCGTCGCCGTCCCCCTCGCCCTGCTCACCTGCGTCGCGCTGGCCCGCACGGTGGCCGCCGCCAACATCAGGCTGCTCACCAGCCGCAAGGGCCGCGATCTCGCCGTGCTCAGCGGTCTCGTCATCGCGGTCGGCGCCCAGCTCGTCAACTTCGGGGTGCGCAAGCTGGGTTCGGCGGGCGGCATCGACGCGCTCGACCCCACCGGGCAGGTGCTGCGCTGGGTGCCGCCCGCGTCGGCGATCGGCGCGGTGGACTCGGCGGGCGGGGGCGCGTACGGCACGGCTGTCGCCCAACTCGCGCTCTGCGGCGCCGCGCTCGCCGGGCTGCTGCTGCTCTGGCGGCGGGCCCTGGACCGGCTGATGACCGCGCCCGACGGCTCCACCCTCCAGGCCGCCGAACCCACTCGCCGCACCCGCCGCACCGGCCCGCGCGTGCTTCCGGGCGGTCGCACCGGCGCCGTCATGGAGCGCAGCCTGCGCTACGTCTGGCGCGATCCGAAGACCAAGGCGGCCTGGGTCACCTCGCTCGCCATCGGCCTGATCGTGCCGGTCTTCAACGCGCTCCAGGGCACCGGCTCGGTCTACTTCGCGTGCTTCGCCGCCGGGATGCTCGGCATCCAGATGTACAACCAGTTCGGCCAGGACACCTCGGCGTTCTGGATGGTGGCGATGACCATCTCCTCGGCCCGGGACGCCTACGCGGAACTGCGCGCCCGCACGCTGGCGCTGCTGCTGATCACACTCCCGTACTCGGCTCTGGTCACGGTGGTCACCACGGCGCTGCTCGGCGCCTGGCACGCCCTGCCGGAGGCGCTCGGGCTGTCCTTCGCGCTGCTCGGCGCGATGCTCGCCACGGGCGCCTGGACGTCGGCGCGGTTCCCGTACTCGATCCCGCAGGAGGGCTACAAGAACGTGGCGCCCGGCCAGGCGGGACTGGCCTGGATAGCGATCTTCGGCGGCATGGTCGCGGCGGCCCTGCTGTGCGCGCCCGTCATCGCGCTCACGATCGCGCTGCACGCGACGGGCGCGGACTCCTGGGCCTGGACGCTGCTGCCGGTCGGCGCGGCGTACGGAGCCGCGCTCACCGTCCTGGGGCTGCGCCTCGCGGCCCCGCGCACGGCGGACCGGCTGCCGGAGATCCTGGCGGCGGTCAGCAAGGGCTGA
- a CDS encoding transcriptional regulator, with protein sequence MAARPLVARQPNERLQALIQEAGCSNAGLARRVNMCGAEHGLDLRYDKTSVARWLRGQQPRGRAPGIIAEALGRKLGRTVTIDEIGMANGKNLASGVGLQFSPTVLGAIEQVCELWRSDVGRRDFLSGSSVASSALVEPSRDWLISVPDSQVARTAGPRVGPSDVAAVKAMTQALTDLDHQYGSGHVRPVVVHYLNSVVSGLLAGSYREAVGRELFAAVARLTELAGYMAVDTGQPGLAQRYYIQALRLAQAAGDRGYGGYVLAASMSHLAAQLGNPREISQLARAAQEGARGRVTPRAEAMFHAAEARGHALLGDARSAQSAGGRALVAMDQADAHSGDDPAWIAHFDPAYLADELAHCHRDLGQAREAARCAQESLDGHPQSRARRRAIGLVLLATAQVQQREVEQACHTGLRAVELLGTLRSNRGAEYLEDFKERLEPFREEAVVREFGARVELQAAA encoded by the coding sequence ATGGCCGCACGGCCACTCGTAGCGCGACAGCCCAACGAACGGCTGCAGGCACTCATCCAGGAGGCGGGCTGCTCGAACGCCGGCCTTGCCCGCCGGGTCAACATGTGCGGAGCGGAGCACGGCCTCGACCTGCGCTACGACAAGACGTCCGTGGCCCGCTGGCTGCGCGGGCAGCAGCCGCGCGGCCGGGCGCCGGGGATCATCGCGGAGGCGCTCGGCCGCAAGCTCGGCCGGACCGTCACGATCGACGAGATCGGGATGGCCAACGGCAAGAACCTCGCGTCCGGCGTCGGACTCCAGTTCTCGCCGACCGTGCTCGGCGCCATCGAGCAGGTCTGCGAGCTGTGGCGCAGCGACGTGGGCCGCCGCGACTTCCTCTCGGGTTCGTCCGTCGCCTCCTCGGCGCTGGTCGAGCCGAGCCGGGACTGGCTGATCTCGGTGCCGGACTCGCAGGTGGCCAGGACGGCCGGGCCGCGCGTGGGCCCGTCCGACGTGGCGGCGGTCAAGGCGATGACGCAGGCGCTGACCGACCTCGACCACCAGTACGGCAGCGGACATGTCCGGCCCGTGGTGGTGCACTACCTGAACAGCGTGGTCAGCGGGCTGCTCGCGGGCTCCTACCGGGAGGCCGTGGGGCGCGAACTGTTCGCCGCCGTCGCGCGGTTGACGGAGCTGGCCGGGTACATGGCCGTCGACACCGGCCAGCCGGGCCTCGCCCAGCGCTACTACATCCAGGCGCTCAGGCTGGCCCAGGCGGCGGGGGACCGCGGTTACGGCGGATACGTACTGGCCGCGTCCATGAGCCACTTGGCGGCCCAGCTCGGCAACCCGCGCGAGATCTCCCAGCTCGCCCGCGCGGCTCAGGAGGGGGCGCGCGGGCGCGTGACGCCGCGCGCGGAGGCGATGTTCCACGCCGCCGAAGCGCGCGGCCACGCGCTGCTCGGGGACGCGCGGTCGGCGCAGAGCGCGGGCGGCCGGGCGCTGGTCGCGATGGACCAGGCCGACGCGCACTCCGGTGACGACCCGGCCTGGATCGCCCACTTCGATCCCGCCTACCTCGCCGACGAACTCGCCCACTGCCACCGGGATCTGGGGCAGGCGCGGGAGGCGGCGCGGTGCGCGCAGGAGTCGCTCGACGGCCATCCGCAGTCGCGGGCCAGGCGCCGCGCCATCGGGCTTGTGCTGCTCGCGACGGCGCAGGTGCAGCAGCGCGAGGTGGAACAGGCCTGCCACACGGGACTTCGGGCCGTGGAACTGCTCGGTACGCTCCGCTCGAACCGCGGCGCGGAGTACCTGGAGGACTTCAAGGAGCGGCTCGAACCGTTCCGCGAGGAGGCCGTGGTGCGGGAGTTCGGGGCGCGGGTGGAGCTCCAGGCCGCCGCGTAG
- a CDS encoding ABC transporter ATP-binding protein has product MTEPAAAVRVHDLWKSFGRQTAVAGIELALPAGRFIGLVGPNGAGKTTTLSMVTGLLRPDRGTVQVAGHDVWADPAAVKARIGVLPEGLRLFERLSGRELLGYTGRLRGLPGAEVDKRAGQLLDVLDLASAQHKLVVDYSTGMRKKIGLAAALLHNPEVLFLDEPFEGVDPVSAQTIRGVLERFTRSGATVVFSSHVMELVESLCDWVAVMAAGQIRAQGPLADVRGSAGSLQEAFLELVGAQGRADGGTLDWLGNQPGTPA; this is encoded by the coding sequence ATGACCGAGCCAGCGGCGGCCGTACGCGTACATGACCTCTGGAAGTCCTTCGGACGGCAGACCGCGGTCGCCGGGATCGAACTCGCGCTTCCCGCGGGCCGGTTCATCGGCCTGGTCGGACCGAACGGCGCGGGCAAGACCACGACCCTGTCCATGGTCACCGGACTGCTCCGCCCCGACCGGGGCACCGTCCAGGTCGCGGGCCACGACGTCTGGGCCGATCCCGCGGCGGTGAAGGCCCGGATCGGCGTCCTCCCGGAGGGCCTGCGCCTCTTCGAGCGGCTCTCCGGGCGCGAACTCCTCGGCTACACCGGGCGCCTGCGCGGCCTGCCCGGCGCCGAGGTCGACAAACGGGCCGGGCAGCTGCTCGACGTCCTCGACCTCGCCTCAGCCCAGCACAAACTGGTCGTCGACTACTCCACCGGGATGCGCAAGAAGATCGGTCTCGCGGCGGCGCTCCTCCACAACCCCGAAGTCCTCTTCCTCGACGAGCCGTTCGAGGGCGTGGACCCCGTCTCGGCGCAGACCATCCGCGGTGTCCTCGAACGGTTCACCCGGTCCGGCGCCACCGTCGTGTTCTCCTCGCACGTCATGGAGCTGGTGGAGTCGCTGTGCGACTGGGTCGCGGTGATGGCGGCCGGACAGATCCGGGCCCAGGGCCCGCTGGCCGACGTACGGGGATCGGCCGGATCCCTCCAGGAGGCGTTCCTGGAGCTGGTCGGGGCGCAGGGCCGCGCCGACGGCGGCACGCTCGACTGGCTCGGCAACCAGCCCGGGACCCCGGCATGA
- a CDS encoding metal-dependent transcriptional regulator produces the protein MSGLIDTTEMYLRTILELEEEGVVPMRARIAERLDQSGPTVSQTVARMERDGLVAVAADRHLELTDEGRRLATRVMRKHRLAECLLVDVIGLEWEQVHAEACRWEHVMSEAVERRVLELLRHPTESPYGNPIPGLEELGEKDGADPFLDEGMVSLADLDASGDGMTVVVRRIGEPIQTDAQLMYTLRRAGVQPGSVVSVTQSPGGVLVGSSGEAAELEAEVASHVFVAKR, from the coding sequence ATGTCCGGACTGATCGACACCACGGAGATGTACCTCCGCACCATCCTCGAGCTGGAGGAGGAAGGTGTGGTCCCCATGCGCGCCCGGATCGCGGAGCGGCTCGACCAGAGCGGCCCGACGGTCAGCCAGACCGTGGCCCGGATGGAGCGGGACGGCCTGGTCGCCGTCGCCGCCGACCGCCACCTGGAGCTGACCGACGAGGGCCGCCGGCTGGCGACCCGCGTCATGCGCAAGCACCGGCTCGCCGAGTGTCTGCTGGTCGACGTGATCGGCCTGGAGTGGGAGCAGGTGCACGCGGAGGCCTGCCGCTGGGAGCACGTGATGAGCGAGGCGGTGGAGCGGCGCGTTCTGGAGCTGCTGCGCCACCCGACCGAGTCGCCGTACGGGAACCCGATTCCGGGCCTGGAGGAGCTGGGCGAGAAGGACGGCGCGGATCCGTTCCTGGACGAGGGCATGGTCTCGCTCGCCGATCTGGACGCGAGCGGGGACGGCATGACCGTCGTCGTGCGCCGCATCGGCGAGCCGATCCAGACGGACGCGCAGCTGATGTACACGTTGCGCCGGGCGGGCGTCCAGCCCGGTTCGGTGGTCAGCGTGACGCAGTCGCCGGGCGGGGTGCTCGTGGGCAGCAGCGGTGAGGCGGCGGAGCTGGAGGCGGAGGTCGCCTCGCACGTCTTCGTGGCCAAGCGCTGA
- a CDS encoding ABC transporter substrate-binding protein produces MTGTGGKRPLSSTVQRTFRLLRRVTTLVAGTTLAAGCGLVPGLTGDSGDQPVTVMTWAPVKTAATNQPGMPAVAQAYARWVNAHGGLDGRPLKVLTCNDHNDSVGAAKCARRAVDQHVVAVVGSYSQYGRSFMSPLESAGIPYIGGYGVSESEFTSPLSYPVNGGQAALLAGNGQQLAGECARTVLVRPDTAAGDELVSLMDTGLALRHRPAATDLRAAEDATDYNDQAVEALRTASAVPDGEGCVVAALGERTTTFFDSFRRLRDAYPKVRTASVLGSVDQSAVDRSGGARSVYEGAYVTGWYPATSDRRWDRMKQAINEKAFGDNRIDPADAGVQTTWIAYTVLRQVVEAIGDGEVTSDSVRRTLDKGLKVTTGGLTPSLRWDYDHMSAAGGYPRLVNARVTFQQVRDGRLEATRASSVDVMRTLADAT; encoded by the coding sequence ATGACCGGCACGGGCGGGAAGCGCCCTCTCTCCAGCACCGTCCAGCGCACCTTCCGTCTGTTGCGGAGGGTCACCACTCTCGTCGCGGGCACCACCCTGGCCGCCGGCTGCGGGCTGGTCCCCGGCCTCACGGGGGACTCGGGGGACCAGCCGGTCACCGTGATGACCTGGGCGCCGGTGAAGACGGCGGCGACGAACCAGCCGGGCATGCCGGCCGTGGCCCAGGCGTACGCGCGCTGGGTCAACGCCCACGGCGGTCTCGACGGCCGCCCGCTGAAGGTGCTGACCTGCAACGACCACAACGACAGCGTGGGTGCCGCGAAGTGCGCCCGCAGGGCCGTCGACCAGCACGTCGTCGCCGTCGTCGGCTCGTACAGCCAGTACGGGCGCTCGTTCATGTCCCCGCTCGAATCGGCCGGCATCCCCTACATAGGCGGCTACGGGGTGTCCGAATCGGAGTTCACCAGCCCGCTGTCCTATCCGGTCAACGGCGGCCAGGCAGCCCTGCTCGCCGGGAACGGGCAGCAGCTCGCCGGGGAGTGCGCGCGCACCGTGCTGGTCCGGCCCGACACCGCCGCGGGCGACGAACTCGTCTCCCTGATGGACACCGGCCTCGCCCTGCGCCACCGCCCCGCCGCCACCGACCTGCGGGCCGCCGAGGACGCCACCGACTACAACGACCAGGCGGTCGAGGCGCTGCGCACGGCGAGCGCCGTGCCGGACGGCGAGGGGTGCGTGGTGGCCGCGCTCGGCGAGCGGACGACCACGTTCTTCGACTCGTTCCGGCGGCTGCGCGACGCCTATCCGAAGGTGCGCACGGCCAGCGTGCTCGGCAGCGTCGACCAGTCCGCCGTCGACCGCTCCGGCGGCGCGCGGAGCGTCTACGAGGGCGCGTACGTGACCGGCTGGTACCCGGCGACGAGCGATCGGCGCTGGGACCGGATGAAGCAGGCCATCAACGAGAAGGCGTTCGGCGACAACCGGATCGACCCGGCGGACGCGGGCGTGCAGACGACTTGGATCGCGTACACCGTGCTGCGGCAGGTCGTCGAGGCGATCGGCGACGGCGAGGTGACCTCGGACAGCGTGCGCCGGACCCTCGACAAGGGCCTGAAGGTCACGACGGGCGGCCTCACGCCGTCGCTGCGCTGGGACTACGACCACATGTCCGCGGCCGGCGGCTACCCCCGGCTGGTCAACGCGCGGGTCACGTTCCAGCAGGTGCGCGACGGCCGGCTGGAGGCGACGCGCGCCTCGTCGGTGGATGTGATGAGGACCCTGGCGGACGCGACCTGA